Proteins from a genomic interval of Phaeobacter piscinae:
- a CDS encoding ligase-associated DNA damage response exonuclease — translation MSAKRLPEELLHPQPDGLYCPAGDFYIDPIRPVPRAMITHGHADHARAGHGTVWASPQTLDIMAIRYGEDFCATRIAVEERTEVDGIDARFTPAGHVLGSCQITVDDGNTAITVSGDYARVDNPACASFQLAPCDVFVTEATFGLPVFNHPSPQSEIEKLLRSVASQPERCHLVGAYALGKAQRVIALLRQAGWDQPIYIHGALQRLCDYHIAQGIDLGELRPATTKEGKAAFKGQIILGPPSAFAATWAQRFPDPVICFASGWMQVRARARQRGVELPLILSDHVDWPDLTRTIKDLNPKQVWVTHGREDALVRWCELNQITARPLRLVGYEEEAE, via the coding sequence GTGAGCGCAAAACGCCTGCCGGAGGAGTTACTGCACCCCCAGCCGGATGGCCTCTATTGCCCGGCGGGGGATTTCTACATCGATCCAATACGCCCGGTGCCCCGCGCGATGATCACCCATGGGCATGCCGATCATGCCCGCGCCGGTCACGGCACGGTCTGGGCCAGCCCCCAGACGCTGGATATCATGGCAATACGCTATGGTGAGGACTTCTGCGCCACCCGTATTGCCGTTGAAGAAAGGACGGAAGTGGACGGCATTGACGCGCGGTTTACGCCCGCCGGCCATGTGTTGGGCTCTTGTCAGATTACTGTCGACGACGGCAATACCGCCATCACCGTTTCAGGTGACTATGCCCGCGTGGACAACCCCGCCTGCGCATCTTTTCAACTGGCCCCTTGCGACGTTTTCGTGACCGAGGCCACCTTCGGTCTGCCGGTGTTCAACCACCCCAGTCCGCAGTCCGAAATCGAAAAACTGCTGCGCTCTGTTGCGTCCCAACCTGAGCGCTGCCACCTTGTCGGGGCCTACGCATTGGGCAAGGCGCAACGCGTCATCGCGCTGTTGCGGCAGGCGGGTTGGGATCAGCCGATTTATATCCACGGTGCCTTGCAGCGCTTATGTGACTACCACATCGCGCAGGGGATCGATTTGGGAGAACTGCGTCCGGCCACCACCAAAGAAGGCAAAGCGGCATTTAAAGGCCAGATTATTCTTGGCCCGCCTTCCGCCTTTGCCGCGACCTGGGCGCAGCGCTTTCCCGATCCGGTCATCTGTTTTGCCAGCGGCTGGATGCAGGTGCGTGCCCGCGCCCGGCAGCGGGGCGTCGAACTGCCCCTGATCCTCAGCGACCATGTGGATTGGCCGGATCTGACCCGCACCATCAAGGATCTCAACCCGAAACAAGTCTGGGTAACTCACGGCCGTGAGGACGCGCTGGTCCGCTGGTGCGAGTTGAACCAGATCACCGCCCGCCCCCTGAGGCTCGTCGGCTATGAGGAGGAGGCAGAGTGA
- a CDS encoding MATE family efflux transporter, protein MAQKNLTQGGVWCALAAVSAPMSLGILGVLSVGLADAYFLGQLGEAPLAAVGFIYPVTTAVTSLSIGLSAGANAAISQSLGRGDSEAETNRLSIHAIVLGTVVATLVALAFYLGAGALFSVMGAKDDVLAEARSYAPFWALSFPFLVGMALLNAVFRAHGDGATSAMIMLVAAVLNIALDPVLIYGLGPVPEMSTAGAALATAIARVLTLIGAFSYALRIGVIRPPEVFTDGIGGSVREVIRVGLPAAFSNAINPAGMAMVTAAAATLGDTVVAGLGAAQRVQSVALVPLLALSAGIGPVVGQNWGADQQARARLAVWRSWQFCVGYGLAVALALTLFASNIAGLLSSDQGAAATTAQYLRIVSWSFLGYGVLVTANAAMNARSKAVWSMGLSLMRIFAVYVPLAWLGVWMFGYAGILGAAVIANLAAVPGAYFTGRRTGLVAR, encoded by the coding sequence GTGGCGCAGAAGAATTTGACGCAAGGGGGGGTCTGGTGTGCGCTTGCAGCAGTGTCTGCACCAATGTCGCTGGGCATTCTGGGCGTGTTGAGCGTTGGTCTGGCTGATGCCTATTTCCTAGGTCAATTGGGAGAGGCACCGCTTGCGGCTGTAGGGTTCATCTATCCCGTGACAACAGCGGTGACATCGCTGTCGATCGGCCTGTCCGCTGGTGCAAATGCGGCAATTTCTCAAAGTCTGGGACGCGGCGATAGCGAGGCTGAAACCAACAGGCTGTCGATCCACGCCATCGTCTTGGGCACCGTGGTTGCGACATTGGTGGCGCTGGCGTTTTACCTGGGCGCGGGCGCTCTGTTCTCGGTGATGGGCGCGAAGGATGATGTGCTGGCAGAGGCGCGGTCTTATGCGCCATTCTGGGCGCTGTCGTTCCCGTTTTTAGTCGGCATGGCGCTATTGAATGCGGTGTTCCGGGCGCATGGGGATGGCGCAACCTCGGCGATGATCATGTTGGTGGCAGCCGTTCTTAATATCGCGCTGGACCCGGTCCTGATCTACGGGCTCGGCCCGGTGCCGGAGATGTCGACTGCCGGGGCTGCACTTGCCACTGCTATAGCGCGGGTTCTGACGCTGATTGGGGCTTTTAGCTACGCGCTTCGGATCGGGGTCATTCGCCCGCCAGAGGTGTTCACCGATGGCATCGGCGGTTCTGTGCGCGAGGTTATCCGTGTTGGCCTCCCGGCCGCATTTTCAAATGCGATCAACCCGGCCGGAATGGCGATGGTCACAGCCGCGGCGGCGACGCTGGGTGATACTGTCGTTGCCGGGCTCGGGGCTGCACAGAGGGTGCAATCGGTGGCTCTTGTTCCATTGCTGGCGCTGTCGGCGGGTATCGGGCCTGTTGTCGGGCAGAACTGGGGCGCGGATCAGCAGGCGCGTGCGCGTCTGGCAGTGTGGCGATCGTGGCAATTCTGCGTCGGATACGGGCTGGCCGTGGCTTTGGCGCTGACGCTGTTTGCATCTAACATTGCGGGGCTCCTTTCGTCAGATCAGGGGGCGGCTGCAACGACCGCGCAATACCTGCGCATCGTCAGCTGGAGCTTTCTCGGGTATGGCGTTTTGGTGACCGCCAACGCCGCGATGAATGCGCGTTCCAAAGCTGTTTGGTCGATGGGTTTGAGCCTGATGCGGATCTTTGCGGTCTATGTGCCGCTGGCGTGGCTGGGTGTCTGGATGTTTGGTTATGCAGGCATTCTTGGCGCTGCGGTAATCGCCAATCTGGCGGCTGTTCCGGGCGCTTATTTCACCGGTCGCAGGACGGGATTGGTGGCGCGCTGA
- a CDS encoding DNA topoisomerase IB: protein MKLVYYTDDQPGVTRRRRGRGFSYYMPDGSHIGDAAERARLNGLGVPPAYTDVWLCPLSNGHLQATGRDARDRKQYRYHPEWQAHRAEQKFAQLGIFGERLPVLRRWISDRLTGPVGDEETAIAAVLALLDRGSLRIGNPSYTEENGSYGATTLRPRHVAFSGQVIQLRYTAKGGQTVEKSLRGPALQRILERSQDLAGPELISWVDADGNARAVRSEQVQEVLAELCGDGVSAKTLRTWNGSHAAFTVALDAPTLTITAMAEAAAERLHNTPTIARNSYIHPQIIALAELPDPQRAARLSALPQRQISGLRLGEDRLIDFLNAG, encoded by the coding sequence ATGAAACTGGTCTACTACACGGATGATCAGCCCGGTGTTACCCGCCGCCGTCGAGGCCGCGGGTTTTCCTACTACATGCCCGATGGCAGTCATATCGGCGATGCGGCGGAACGGGCGCGACTGAATGGTTTGGGCGTCCCGCCTGCCTACACAGATGTCTGGTTGTGCCCACTATCCAATGGCCATCTTCAAGCCACCGGGCGCGACGCCCGCGATCGGAAGCAATATCGCTATCACCCTGAGTGGCAGGCGCACCGCGCCGAACAGAAATTTGCCCAGCTCGGCATCTTTGGGGAGCGCCTACCCGTGTTGCGCCGCTGGATCAGCGACAGGTTGACCGGCCCTGTTGGAGACGAAGAAACCGCGATCGCCGCCGTACTCGCCCTGTTGGATCGCGGCTCGCTCAGAATTGGAAATCCCAGCTACACCGAGGAGAACGGCAGCTACGGCGCCACCACATTGCGCCCGCGTCACGTCGCCTTTTCGGGGCAGGTGATACAGCTGAGATATACGGCGAAGGGTGGCCAGACCGTGGAGAAATCCCTACGTGGCCCTGCGTTGCAACGCATTCTTGAACGCTCACAGGATCTGGCCGGTCCCGAACTGATCTCTTGGGTCGACGCCGACGGCAATGCCCGCGCCGTGCGGTCAGAGCAGGTGCAGGAAGTTTTGGCTGAGCTCTGCGGCGATGGGGTCTCCGCCAAGACCCTGCGCACCTGGAACGGCAGCCACGCCGCATTTACCGTCGCTCTCGATGCCCCAACCCTGACCATCACCGCGATGGCCGAAGCCGCTGCAGAGCGGCTACACAACACCCCAACCATCGCCCGCAACAGCTATATCCATCCGCAGATCATCGCATTGGCCGAGCTACCAGACCCTCAACGTGCAGCACGGCTGAGCGCTTTGCCACAGCGCCAAATCAGCGGGCTACGCTTGGGGGAGGATAGACTAATTGATTTCCTCAATGCCGGTTGA
- a CDS encoding NAD-dependent succinate-semialdehyde dehydrogenase, giving the protein MSDTITTVNPTTGETLDTYDVLSNAALEDAVQSSHKAFLEWRLTPVEDRAKVIKSIGAALRDRKDELAELMTKEMGKLLKQSHQEIDLCAAICDYSATEAPAAFAPEERDIEGGEKGHIFYSPIGVVYGIQPWNFPAYQVVRYSIASLIAGNGVLLKHASNVTGSGQMLQEIYEAAGLPKGLFQALVISHDQSDSLISHDLVRGVTLTGSDGAGRKVGAKAAEAVKKTVLELGSNDAYIVLEDADIEAAVQTCVNGRTYNNGETCIAAKRFIVVDAIYDQFRDAYVEAMKRVTPGDPMGEDADIGPMARKDLRDDLHQQVKDSLEGGAKLLCGGEMPDGDGFFYPATVLENVTPGQPAYDDELFGPVAALIRAQDEDDAMRIANDSRFGLGGGIMTKDTEKALALARDHFDTGMVFINGFGLAIPNMPFGGVKDSGYGREHGGFGMKEFVNVKSVMVMS; this is encoded by the coding sequence ATGTCCGATACAATCACAACCGTGAACCCCACCACTGGCGAGACGCTCGACACCTATGATGTGCTCAGCAATGCGGCGCTGGAGGACGCTGTGCAAAGCAGTCACAAAGCGTTCCTGGAATGGCGGCTGACCCCGGTGGAAGATCGCGCAAAAGTCATCAAATCTATTGGCGCGGCCCTGCGCGACCGCAAGGATGAGCTTGCAGAACTGATGACAAAGGAGATGGGCAAACTGCTCAAGCAAAGCCATCAGGAGATCGATCTATGCGCCGCGATCTGTGACTACAGCGCGACCGAAGCCCCGGCTGCGTTCGCCCCGGAAGAACGCGATATCGAGGGTGGCGAGAAAGGGCACATTTTCTACTCACCCATCGGTGTCGTATATGGCATACAGCCATGGAATTTTCCCGCTTATCAAGTTGTCCGCTATTCGATTGCCAGCTTGATTGCTGGCAACGGCGTGCTGCTGAAACATGCCTCCAACGTGACCGGCTCGGGTCAGATGCTGCAGGAAATCTACGAGGCCGCGGGCCTGCCGAAGGGTTTGTTTCAGGCGCTGGTGATTTCCCATGATCAATCGGATAGTTTGATCAGCCACGATCTGGTGCGCGGTGTCACCCTGACCGGCAGCGATGGCGCGGGCCGCAAGGTCGGTGCCAAGGCCGCTGAGGCAGTGAAGAAAACCGTATTGGAGCTGGGGTCGAACGATGCCTACATCGTGCTAGAGGACGCCGATATCGAGGCTGCCGTCCAGACCTGCGTCAATGGCCGGACCTACAACAATGGCGAAACCTGCATTGCCGCCAAGCGTTTCATCGTGGTGGACGCCATCTATGATCAGTTCCGCGACGCCTATGTCGAGGCGATGAAGCGGGTCACCCCTGGTGACCCGATGGGGGAAGATGCCGACATCGGGCCGATGGCGCGAAAGGACCTGCGCGACGATCTTCATCAACAGGTGAAAGACAGTCTCGAAGGTGGTGCCAAACTGCTTTGCGGTGGTGAGATGCCAGATGGCGATGGTTTCTTCTACCCGGCCACCGTTCTTGAGAATGTGACCCCCGGCCAACCCGCCTATGATGATGAACTCTTCGGCCCGGTCGCCGCATTGATCCGCGCGCAGGACGAGGATGACGCCATGCGCATCGCCAACGACAGCCGCTTTGGCCTTGGTGGCGGCATCATGACCAAGGACACCGAGAAGGCTCTTGCCCTCGCCCGTGATCACTTCGACACGGGGATGGTGTTCATCAACGGGTTCGGCCTTGCGATCCCCAACATGCCTTTCGGTGGTGTCAAGGATTCCGGTTATGGTCGGGAACACGGCGGCTTTGGCATGAAAGAATTTGTGAACGTCAAATCAGTCATGGTTATGAGCTGA
- a CDS encoding putative DNA modification/repair radical SAM protein, whose amino-acid sequence MTRQTLDQKLAILSDAAKYDASCASSGSTKRDSRDGKGLGSNEGTGICHAYAPDGRCISLLKILMTNFCIYDCTYCVNRVSSNVPRARFSVDEVVKLTIEFYRRNYIEGLFLSSGIIRSPDATMSDMVQIARKLRQEENFRGYIHLKTIPDAAPELIAEAGLLADRLSINVEMPNDAAVREHAPEKDPSQIRKAMGDVRLRKEAAKDRSHTGRRPPRFAPAGQSTQMIIGADGSNDAMVLGQSTRLYSSYKLKRVYYSAFSPIPDSSAKLPLISPPLQREHRLYQADWLLRFYDFQLDEITSVTPDGNLDLHIDPKLAWALAHREMFPLDVNRASREMLLRVPGFGVKTVNRILSTRRHRSLRYEDLLRIGASMKKARAFVVAGGWTPGRLTDSVDLRARFAPPPEQLALF is encoded by the coding sequence ATGACTCGACAGACACTGGATCAAAAACTCGCCATCCTAAGTGATGCTGCCAAATATGATGCCTCTTGCGCGTCTTCTGGCTCAACCAAACGCGACTCACGCGATGGGAAGGGGCTGGGCTCAAACGAGGGGACGGGGATCTGCCACGCCTACGCGCCAGATGGGCGCTGCATCAGCCTGTTGAAGATCCTGATGACCAACTTTTGCATCTATGACTGCACATATTGCGTGAATCGGGTGTCCTCGAATGTACCGCGCGCACGGTTTTCGGTGGATGAAGTGGTGAAGCTGACCATCGAATTCTACCGACGCAATTATATCGAAGGTCTGTTCCTGTCCTCTGGGATCATCCGGTCGCCGGACGCGACGATGTCGGATATGGTACAGATTGCGCGTAAACTACGGCAGGAAGAGAATTTTCGCGGTTACATCCACCTCAAAACCATTCCAGATGCAGCACCGGAGCTGATCGCTGAGGCTGGTCTGTTGGCGGATCGCCTGTCGATCAACGTCGAGATGCCGAATGATGCAGCAGTGCGCGAACATGCGCCGGAGAAAGATCCCAGCCAAATCCGCAAGGCGATGGGCGATGTGCGCCTGCGCAAGGAGGCTGCCAAGGATCGCAGCCACACAGGCCGTCGCCCGCCACGGTTCGCCCCGGCAGGGCAGTCCACACAGATGATTATCGGGGCGGATGGGTCAAACGACGCGATGGTGCTGGGCCAGTCGACCCGGCTTTACTCCAGCTACAAGCTGAAGCGGGTTTATTATTCTGCATTCTCTCCCATCCCCGACAGCTCGGCCAAGTTGCCGCTGATATCCCCGCCATTGCAGCGCGAGCATCGCTTGTATCAGGCAGATTGGTTGCTGCGGTTTTATGATTTTCAGCTTGATGAGATCACCTCGGTGACGCCGGATGGCAATCTGGATCTGCATATAGACCCCAAATTGGCCTGGGCGCTGGCCCATCGTGAAATGTTCCCGTTGGATGTGAACCGTGCCAGCCGTGAGATGCTGTTGCGGGTGCCGGGGTTTGGCGTGAAGACGGTGAACCGCATCCTGAGTACCCGGCGGCACCGGTCGCTGCGATATGAGGATCTTCTGCGCATCGGGGCCTCAATGAAGAAGGCCCGGGCCTTTGTCGTGGCGGGTGGTTGGACACCGGGTCGGCTGACGGACAGTGTCGATTTGCGGGCGCGGTTTGCACCGCCACCAGAACAGCTGGCCCTGTTCTGA
- a CDS encoding UdgX family uracil-DNA binding protein (This protein belongs to the uracil DNA glycosylase superfamily, members of which act in excision repair of DNA. However, it belongs more specifically to UdgX branch, whose founding member was found to bind uracil in DNA (where it does not belong), without cleaving it, appears to promote DNA repair by a pathway involving RecA, rather than base excision.), with translation MYHAEMPVIGTGEAWRRAARGFLAQGVPPEAILWNNDSTAPDLFASQTRPPPNGDIHVPRGFVTLADKVVWHIDPSRFSRLYGFLWRLRGAPGLMSDRGDVDLARLRQMEKAVSRCQHKMKAFVRFRELGDVDAPRRSFAAWFEPTHHTVEPTATFFARRFADMDWRILTPDVVAIFEGGELRFEPGLPRPELPQDASEQLWITYFRNIFNPARLKVQAMQSEMPKKYWKNMPEAAAIPELIATAPARARAMAEAAPTLPPVRAARVQARLPEANPYWQGPADELPAAINSCTRCPLYSPATQAVPGEGPTDADLMIVGEQPGDQEDLVGRPFVGPAGQLFDQLAAETGLPRAAAYVTNAVKHFKFMPRGRKRLHQRPNGSEIRHCQVWLRAELDLVQPKLILALGATAVEALLGSGNDILQRRGTIEHRTDGTPVLITLHPSYLLRVPDPHLRAQATEDLRADLRVAADWLVQCETSGRP, from the coding sequence ATGTACCATGCTGAAATGCCTGTAATCGGGACCGGGGAGGCCTGGCGCCGCGCTGCGCGGGGGTTTCTGGCACAGGGTGTTCCACCTGAGGCAATTCTCTGGAACAACGACAGCACGGCGCCGGATCTGTTCGCATCGCAGACCCGCCCGCCGCCCAATGGAGATATCCATGTGCCGCGCGGCTTTGTCACCTTGGCGGATAAGGTGGTCTGGCACATCGATCCGAGCCGGTTTTCCCGGCTCTATGGGTTTCTCTGGCGCCTGCGGGGGGCGCCTGGTCTGATGAGTGATCGGGGTGATGTGGATTTGGCCCGGCTGCGGCAGATGGAAAAAGCTGTGTCGCGCTGCCAACACAAGATGAAAGCCTTCGTCCGGTTTCGTGAACTGGGTGACGTGGATGCGCCGCGCCGGTCCTTCGCGGCGTGGTTCGAGCCAACACATCACACGGTGGAACCAACGGCAACGTTCTTTGCCCGGCGCTTTGCCGATATGGACTGGCGCATACTGACGCCGGATGTTGTAGCGATATTTGAGGGGGGCGAGTTGCGGTTTGAGCCCGGCCTTCCCCGGCCCGAACTGCCGCAGGATGCCAGCGAACAGCTCTGGATCACCTATTTCCGCAATATCTTCAATCCGGCGCGGCTGAAGGTTCAGGCCATGCAGTCAGAGATGCCAAAGAAATACTGGAAGAATATGCCGGAGGCCGCCGCCATTCCGGAGTTGATCGCCACAGCCCCGGCGCGGGCGCGCGCCATGGCGGAAGCCGCACCAACCTTGCCACCGGTGCGCGCCGCGCGGGTGCAGGCCCGCTTGCCAGAGGCAAACCCCTATTGGCAGGGACCGGCAGATGAATTGCCCGCGGCGATCAACAGCTGCACTCGTTGTCCGTTGTATAGCCCAGCCACTCAGGCCGTGCCCGGTGAAGGTCCAACAGATGCGGATCTGATGATTGTCGGCGAACAACCCGGTGATCAGGAGGATCTGGTGGGGCGGCCATTTGTGGGGCCCGCCGGGCAGCTGTTTGATCAATTGGCGGCTGAGACGGGGCTGCCGCGGGCGGCGGCCTATGTCACCAATGCGGTGAAACATTTCAAATTCATGCCCCGAGGTCGCAAGAGACTGCATCAACGGCCCAACGGATCGGAGATCCGCCATTGTCAGGTTTGGCTCCGGGCTGAACTGGATCTGGTTCAACCAAAGCTGATCCTTGCGCTAGGCGCGACAGCGGTGGAGGCATTGCTTGGGTCGGGCAATGATATCCTGCAACGGCGTGGCACGATTGAGCATCGCACCGACGGGACCCCTGTCCTGATCACCTTGCATCCGTCTTATCTGCTTCGGGTGCCTGACCCCCATCTGCGCGCGCAGGCAACCGAGGATTTACGGGCAGACCTGCGGGTCGCAGCTGATTGGTTGGTTCAGTGCGAGACGTCGGGCAGGCCTTAA
- a CDS encoding polysaccharide biosynthesis/export family protein gives MRLISMICCAALALAGCSTVYRSSDVIPGAGDGTQVRVVPLTGETVTQANRAAYAPQSLPEAYARTAGTGAGVSVRGAGRLPEAPSTQEGLRNQRLALKRPPAVPEMSYQIGVGDVVMLATPTTRNTLEELTGLLAAQNSRNGYTVQDDGSVNIPDVGRVRIAGLTIEDAEELLFQKLVEAQFDPTFSLEIAEFNSRRVSVGGAVGKPGVLPITLTPLYLSEALAAAGSVSVADIDVSSVRIYRDGELYQIPLTDFYASPDLQNTRLISGDAVFVDTDFNLNRAERFFEQQIRLKQTTLAARAQELSELNTAISLRRSDYAEQRSTFEAREDLGANDRDYVYLTGEVDKQTRYPLPYERQASLADALYDAGGGIARETGDVSQVYVLRASSDPREFGAVTAWHLNASSAANLTLATKFQLRPDDVIFVAENPVTKWGRTLRQITPSLITTPVAAAVN, from the coding sequence TTGCGCCTGATTTCCATGATCTGCTGCGCCGCCCTTGCGCTGGCAGGATGTTCAACCGTCTATCGCAGCTCTGATGTCATTCCCGGTGCAGGGGATGGCACACAGGTGCGTGTGGTGCCGCTGACTGGCGAAACCGTAACGCAAGCCAACCGGGCCGCCTACGCCCCGCAATCCCTTCCGGAGGCCTACGCGCGCACCGCCGGTACCGGCGCGGGTGTTTCTGTTCGCGGCGCGGGGCGACTGCCAGAGGCGCCATCCACTCAGGAGGGCCTGCGCAATCAGCGCCTTGCCCTGAAGCGTCCTCCGGCGGTTCCAGAAATGTCCTATCAGATCGGGGTTGGTGATGTTGTCATGCTGGCAACCCCCACGACACGCAACACGCTGGAAGAGCTGACCGGATTGCTGGCAGCGCAGAACAGCCGCAATGGCTATACCGTACAGGATGACGGATCGGTCAATATTCCCGATGTCGGGCGCGTGCGCATTGCGGGCCTGACGATTGAGGATGCGGAGGAATTGCTGTTCCAGAAACTGGTCGAAGCTCAGTTCGACCCGACTTTCAGCCTCGAAATCGCCGAGTTCAACTCGCGCCGCGTCTCCGTTGGCGGAGCCGTTGGAAAGCCCGGTGTTCTGCCGATCACCCTGACACCGCTCTACCTCAGCGAGGCGCTGGCCGCTGCGGGAAGCGTGTCCGTAGCGGATATCGACGTCAGCTCTGTCAGGATCTATCGCGACGGTGAACTCTATCAGATCCCGCTTACAGATTTCTACGCCAGCCCCGATCTGCAAAACACACGCCTCATCTCCGGCGATGCCGTGTTTGTCGATACGGATTTCAATCTCAACCGCGCGGAGCGCTTCTTTGAACAACAGATACGCCTGAAGCAGACAACGCTCGCTGCCCGCGCACAGGAACTGAGCGAGCTGAACACTGCGATCTCCCTGCGCCGCAGTGACTATGCAGAACAGCGCAGCACCTTTGAGGCGCGCGAAGATCTTGGCGCGAATGACCGTGACTATGTCTATCTGACCGGCGAGGTTGATAAACAGACCCGCTATCCCCTGCCCTATGAACGCCAAGCCTCGTTAGCGGATGCGCTCTACGATGCAGGTGGTGGGATCGCGCGCGAAACCGGTGATGTTTCGCAAGTCTATGTGCTGCGCGCCTCCAGCGACCCGCGTGAATTCGGCGCGGTGACCGCCTGGCATCTGAATGCCAGCAGTGCGGCCAACCTGACACTTGCAACCAAATTCCAGCTACGGCCGGATGATGTGATCTTCGTCGCCGAGAACCCGGTCACCAAATGGGGCCGTACCCTACGCCAAATCACCCCTTCCCTGATCACAACACCCGTCGCGGCGGCGGTGAACTGA
- a CDS encoding YjbF family lipoprotein, with product MMTARRLHRFTSAIAALACLSTAACTNDEREILTTEQLTRGLSDQTTARAAMLANAGAEQMQVRFLKTGRSGVMLQETRRAGLVTWLSSDGASLQTDKGLLRATRGFGAGLMAVDLEQSRRRVFAHAEGPAERFHSYLTGNDETETRTYHCDIRDRGNRTLTVAGQEIATLLIAESCVNPDQSFLNLYWLRATDNRLIQSRQWTGPYLGTVTTRLQVTP from the coding sequence ATGATGACCGCGCGACGCCTCCACCGGTTCACCAGTGCCATCGCAGCCCTCGCCTGCCTGAGCACTGCGGCCTGCACGAATGATGAACGCGAGATCCTGACGACAGAGCAGCTGACACGAGGTCTTTCGGACCAGACCACTGCACGCGCCGCCATGCTGGCCAACGCCGGTGCCGAGCAGATGCAGGTCCGCTTTCTCAAGACCGGAAGAAGCGGTGTAATGCTGCAGGAAACCCGCCGCGCCGGGCTGGTCACATGGCTGTCCTCCGACGGGGCGAGCCTGCAGACCGACAAGGGACTGCTGCGCGCAACCCGTGGCTTCGGCGCGGGCCTGATGGCTGTGGACCTGGAGCAGTCTCGTCGTCGTGTTTTTGCACATGCAGAAGGTCCGGCAGAGCGATTTCACAGCTATCTGACCGGCAATGATGAGACTGAGACCCGGACTTACCACTGCGACATCAGGGATCGCGGCAACCGCACGCTGACCGTTGCAGGCCAGGAAATCGCCACCCTCCTGATCGCCGAGAGCTGTGTCAACCCGGACCAGAGTTTCCTGAACCTCTATTGGCTGCGAGCAACCGACAACAGGCTCATCCAGAGCCGCCAGTGGACCGGACCTTATCTTGGTACAGTAACAACACGGCTGCAGGTGACACCATGA